A single genomic interval of Flavobacterium sp. N2820 harbors:
- a CDS encoding cryptochrome/photolyase family protein: MKTLRLLLGDQLNLQHSWFDEVNPNMIYLMAEMRQETDYVKHHVQKVVAFFLAMRTFSDELMEKGHQVNYYKISDSNTPQDLEKLILEIVAKENIECFEYQFPDEYRLDEQLKAICEKLSIPTKAIDSEHFYASRNELADFFKGKKQLLMESFYRMMRKKHHVLVIGDQPLDGKWNFDHNNRNKYKNEVPIPFPLDFHKNVSEIIAEIEAQNITTFGSIDAENFNWPTSRTESLQLIDYFCANLLVHFGTYQDALFSGHKFLFHSRLSFAMNSKMISPKEVVDAVISYYYQHQETIELAQVEGFVRQIIGWREYIRGIYWKEMPNYGKMNALENYNKLPEFFWTGKTKMKCLQHSITQSLSEAYAHHIQRLMVIGNFSLLAQLHPNEVDAWYLGVYIDAIEWVEMPNTRGMSQYADGGIVATKPYVSSGSYINKMSNYCGNCHYNVKEKLGEKACPFNSLYWHFLDEKKHIFANNQRMSMMLALLKKMKPEELAATKEKAISILEKIETL, from the coding sequence ATGAAAACACTTCGATTACTTTTAGGCGACCAACTTAATTTACAGCATTCTTGGTTTGATGAAGTCAATCCTAATATGATTTATTTAATGGCAGAAATGCGTCAAGAAACCGATTATGTAAAACATCACGTTCAAAAAGTAGTCGCGTTTTTTCTGGCAATGCGCACTTTTTCAGATGAATTAATGGAAAAAGGACATCAAGTTAACTATTACAAAATTTCTGATTCGAATACTCCACAGGATTTGGAAAAATTGATTTTGGAAATAGTAGCAAAAGAAAATATTGAATGTTTTGAATACCAATTTCCTGATGAATATCGATTGGATGAACAATTGAAAGCCATTTGCGAGAAACTTTCTATTCCAACAAAAGCAATTGATTCGGAACATTTTTATGCTTCCAGAAATGAATTAGCTGATTTTTTTAAAGGGAAAAAGCAACTTTTAATGGAAAGTTTCTACCGAATGATGCGCAAAAAACACCATGTTTTAGTAATTGGTGATCAACCGTTGGATGGAAAGTGGAATTTTGATCACAATAACAGAAACAAATATAAAAATGAAGTTCCAATTCCTTTTCCTTTAGATTTTCATAAAAATGTAAGTGAAATTATCGCTGAAATTGAAGCGCAAAATATCACCACTTTTGGAAGTATTGATGCAGAAAATTTCAATTGGCCTACTTCAAGAACTGAAAGCTTACAACTGATTGATTATTTCTGTGCTAATTTATTAGTGCATTTTGGAACGTATCAAGATGCTTTATTTTCTGGACATAAATTCTTGTTTCATTCCAGATTATCTTTTGCAATGAATTCTAAAATGATTAGTCCAAAAGAAGTGGTTGATGCCGTGATTTCCTATTATTACCAACATCAAGAAACTATTGAATTGGCACAAGTAGAAGGTTTTGTAAGACAAATTATAGGTTGGCGTGAATATATAAGAGGAATATATTGGAAAGAAATGCCCAATTATGGAAAAATGAACGCATTAGAAAACTACAATAAACTTCCAGAATTCTTTTGGACAGGAAAAACCAAGATGAAATGCCTACAACATTCCATTACTCAAAGTTTATCGGAAGCTTATGCGCATCATATTCAACGTTTGATGGTGATTGGCAACTTTTCTTTATTAGCACAATTGCATCCTAACGAAGTAGATGCTTGGTATTTAGGTGTTTATATTGATGCGATTGAATGGGTTGAAATGCCAAATACGAGAGGCATGAGCCAATATGCTGATGGCGGAATTGTAGCTACAAAACCTTATGTTTCTTCAGGAAGTTACATTAATAAAATGAGTAATTATTGCGGCAACTGCCATTATAATGTAAAAGAGAAATTAGGCGAAAAAGCGTGTCCGTTTAACAGTTTATATTGGCATTTTTTAGATGAAAAAAAACATATTTTTGCCAATAATCAACGAATGAGTATGATGTTAGCGCTTCTTAAAAAAATGAAACCTGAAGAATTAGCAGCCACCAAAGAAAAAGCAATTTCGATTTTAGAAAAAATAGAAACCTTATAA
- a CDS encoding NUMOD4 domain-containing protein, with product MNHFVIEQWKEYPIQVPGKVRYAVSNYGRLKSFTDSIENGRILKGALTEGFLFLRYIRMNNGKRKSYFHSVHKMVAELFIPKDTENQEYVLHLDYDKLNNQLYNLKWATYDEMRAHAFKSPLTQAAFKKFQENNIKRDGRKLTSTQVIRIKLKMKRQGEKFSVRKAAKEFGVSEMQIYRIKWGENWGHIQV from the coding sequence ATCCAAGTACCAGGAAAGGTTAGGTATGCAGTGTCAAATTACGGCAGACTTAAAAGTTTTACAGATTCTATTGAAAACGGTAGGATATTGAAAGGAGCTTTGACAGAAGGTTTTCTTTTTTTAAGGTATATAAGAATGAACAATGGAAAAAGAAAATCATATTTTCATTCGGTTCATAAAATGGTTGCAGAACTTTTTATTCCAAAAGATACTGAAAATCAAGAGTATGTTTTACATTTAGATTATGATAAGTTAAATAATCAATTGTATAATTTAAAATGGGCTACTTATGATGAAATGCGAGCTCACGCTTTCAAAAGCCCACTTACACAAGCTGCTTTTAAAAAATTTCAAGAAAACAACATCAAGCGCGATGGTCGTAAATTAACATCAACACAAGTTATTCGTATTAAACTGAAAATGAAGCGTCAAGGTGAAAAATTCAGTGTTAGAAAAGCGGCAAAAGAGTTTGGAGTTTCTGAAATGCAAATTTATCGCATCAAATGGGGTGAAAATTGGGGACACATCCAAGTTTAA